The Arctopsyche grandis isolate Sample6627 chromosome 10, ASM5162203v2, whole genome shotgun sequence genome window below encodes:
- the LOC143918356 gene encoding UPF0047 protein YjbQ, which translates to MASNRGIQIGSAWFQRKLNLRPQHRGVHLVTEEILKQIPELAHFSVGLCHIQIMHTSASLALNESWDPNVRDDMEMMLNKIVPEGLPYRHSCEGPDDMPAHVKACFLGSSLSIPITEGKLNLGTWQGVWLCEHRNHAGSRKVVVTLSGCPRDSPLSPVSPLASCSS; encoded by the exons ATGGCGTCGAACCGCGGCATCCAGATCGGCTCCGCCTGGTTCCAGCGGAAGCTCAACCTTCGTCCGCAACATCGGGGCGTGCATCTCGTCACCGAGGAGATCCTCAAGCAGATTCCCGAGCTGGCGCACTTCTCCGTCGGCCTCTGTCACATTCAGA TCATGCATACGTCTGCCAGTCTCGCTTTAAATGAAAGTTGGGACCCCAACGTTAGGGACGACATGGAAATGATGCTTAATAAAATTGTACCGGAAGGGCTACCATATCGACATTCTTGCGAAGGCCCAGACGATATG CCAGCACACGTGAAGGCTTGTTTCCTGGGCTCATCATTAAGCATTCCGATAACGGAAGGGAAGTTAAATTTAGGCACGTGGCAGGGTGTGTGGTTGTGCGAGCACCGTAACCATGCGGGCTCACGCAAAGTAGTGGTGACCTTATCGGGTTGCCCGCGAGATTCACCTCTGTCTCCCGTGTCCCCTCTGGCGTCGTGCTCCAGTTAG